Part of the Bacteroidota bacterium genome is shown below.
CAAAAGTAAAGCTATTAAAGACTATCTGACTTCCGTTGGTGGCAGGTAAGGAAGTTATTCTTTTAATTGATCATAAAATGTGATCACAGATTCTCTAAACGCTTCTTTTTAACTTATAAAACATCTTTGCTTTTTGCAAAATGACATCTTTTGGCTGACAACTAGCATAAATTTTGTCCGAATAATCTGATCATTTGACATGTTTTAAATTGTTCCAGTTATTGCATATAATTTAAAACTAAACAACAAAATCAACTATTATGGAATTAGAAGTATATTTTGATGGCAACAAAAAAGTAAATGCCAAAATAAACGGAAGTATTATTAAAACAGATCAACCAGTAAAAGCCGGAGGAGATGGTAGTGCTCCAGCACCTTTTGACCTGTTTCTTGCCTCAATTGGAACATGTGCTGGAATTTATGTGAAAGGCTTTTGCGACAGCCGCGGTATTGATGCTACTAACATTAAAATAATACAGAAGCATTCATTTAATCAGTCAACTCGTATGATCGATAGTATTGAGCTGGAAGCAATATTGCCTGCCGACTTTCCTGAGAAATACAAAAGTGCAATTATTTCAGCCATGGATTTATGTGCAGTAAAAAAGCATTTGAATAATCCACCTCAGTTTTCAACTATTACGCGTGTAGCTAATAATTAAGAATATAATTTTCATCCAATATCATAGTTTAAAGCAAATAGGGGTATAGAATATTAAAAAATTCATTACCTTTACATATGCTTTTCTAAAACATTTGTCTAAAAATATTGTGATGAAAAAAATTACATTTGTAGTTGTTGTGCTTTTTTGCGCATTATTTAGCTTTTCTCAGACTTCAGGTGGTCCTGATACATATGGTTATAGCTGGAAAAATGACAATCATTCATCAAATCCACCTGCCTTTACCTGGGTTGATATAACAACCATAGGTACTTTGGTAACCGGATTAGCTGATGATAATATTGTCGGACCTATCAGTATAAGTGGGGGATTCCATTTTTACTGGTATGATGTTACACAGGTGTGGATTGGTTCGAACGGATATATTAGTTTTAATGCCGATAATATTGCTTCACCTTTTCCGGCTAGCATTCCATTAACTTCGGGAGCCAACAACTGGATTGCACCGCTATTATCGGATCTTAATTTTACAGGAACAAGCAATCCCGCAACTTGTTATTATTATTCTAACTCCGACTCCTTTATTATCAGTTTTATTCAATTGCCTTTTTGGCAATCACCGGCTTCAACTGGTATTCCATATACGGGGAGCAATACATTCCAAATTATTCTTAGCCAATTAGACAGTTCTATTACAATTAATTATCTATCAACTGATTTAGGTGCTAAAACCTCAATTGATGATGCTGTGGGTATTGAAAATGTTACAGGAAGTATTGGTTTGCAAAACTATATAGATGTTTTACCTCCTGACAGTTTAACCATCAAGTATTATTATCCCCAATCAGTAACCTATTCAGCCGTTGATGGTGGAATTATGTGGAATGAAAATGATAAAAATGGAGGTATATTTATGAGTAAAAATGGAGCTCCATTATCACTGAAAGCAAATATCAAAAATCTGGGAAATCAATCTTTCTCAGGTTTTAGTATTTTTGACTCGATAAGAAATTCTTCTTCAGCTTTAATTTCAACAAGTAACTCAAATGTTGGCACATTAAATCCGGGTAATTCTACAACAGTTAATTTTTCAAATACATTTACGGCTACAGCTGCAGGTACTTATACTTTTAATACCCGATTATCAGGAATAACGGGTGATATAGTGGCTGCAAATGACTATTTACAACATGAAATAGTTGTTGTTGATACAACACAAGCATTAATGGCACTCGACTATAGTGATGGATCCTATGATGCAGGACTAGCCTGGAATGGTGGAAATGGAGGAGTAGCCATTTACATTGAACCACCCTTTTATCCATGTAGAATAAAAAGCTCAAAATTCTATATAAGCTCCAATGCAAGCACTCCGATGGGATTTTATGCGAAAATATATGATGACAATGGTGCAAATGGAGGTCATGGAACACTACTGGATTCAGTATTTATCGCAGGTACTAGTGTTACAACATCAACTTACAATACAGTAACAACAGCAGATACCAACTTGGTAATATATAGTGGTGGTGTTTATTTGCTTTGGTATATGCAGGGTGCAGGAATTAATATAGGAAAAGATTATACACCACCATTCTCACGTAGAACATTTGAGGTATTATCAAATGGTTGGGCGAATTACAGAGATATTTTAACTGAAGATTTTCTGATGGGAATAAATATTGAGACACTAGTACCAACAGCAGATTTCTCGGTAAATACTTCTTCAGATCCAAATATGGGCTTTACTGATAAATCAGGGAAATATCCAACGTCATGGTATTGGACCTTTGGTGATAATTCAACGGCTTCCATCCAAAACCCATCTCATACCTATTCAGTTAACGGAACCTACAATGTGTGTTTAGCCGTTACAAATGCATATGGAAGCGATACCTTCTGTAAAAATGTTTATGTGTACAACGTGCCGCCTGTTGCCAATTTTACAATGGACACAACTGCTGATCCTCAAGTGAGTTTTTACGATCAGTCAACAAGTAATCCTGTTAACTGGCTTTGGGATTTTGATGATGATGGAGCAACATCTGCCGTTTCAAATCCTACTTATACTTTTATTGCGAATGGAAAACATGATGTTTGTATGAAAGTTAGTAATGGAG
Proteins encoded:
- a CDS encoding osmotically inducible protein OsmC; this encodes MELEVYFDGNKKVNAKINGSIIKTDQPVKAGGDGSAPAPFDLFLASIGTCAGIYVKGFCDSRGIDATNIKIIQKHSFNQSTRMIDSIELEAILPADFPEKYKSAIISAMDLCAVKKHLNNPPQFSTITRVANN